The following proteins come from a genomic window of Rutidosis leptorrhynchoides isolate AG116_Rl617_1_P2 chromosome 10, CSIRO_AGI_Rlap_v1, whole genome shotgun sequence:
- the LOC139871409 gene encoding uncharacterized protein, whose amino-acid sequence MAIPENQQNTINDPLYLASSDHPGMTLTATPFNGSNFLGWSRTVKMALGAKLKLGFIDGSLVRPVITDEDHQRWTRCDYMVTCWILNSMISELSESFLYATSASGLWKELSERYGQSNGPLIYQIERELSKVNQGSFTVAAYYNKLKRYWDELQSLNGVPTCSCGKLRECTCGITDKFLEIENRSKLMQFLMKLNDEFESVRS is encoded by the coding sequence ATGGCAATTCCTGAAAACCAGCAAAACACCATTAACGATCCTCTTTACCTTGCGAGCTCTGATCATCCAGGTATGACATTGACTGCAACTCCGTTCAATGGCAGTAACTTTCTCGGATGGAGCAGAACAGTCAAGATGGCACTAGGAGCAAAGCTCAAGCTAGGATTCATTGATGGCAGCCTAGTTAGACCTGTTATCACTGATGAAGATCATCAAAGGTGGACAAGATGTGACTATATGGTTACATGTTGGATACTGAACTCAATGATATCAGAATTATCTGAATCATTTTTGTATGCAACGAGTGCAAGTGGCTTGTGGAAGGAACTAAGTGAAAGATATGGTCAAAGTAATGGACCATTGATCTATCAAATTGAAAGAGAATTGAGTAAAGTGAATCAAGGAAGCTTCACTGTAGCTGCTTATTACAACAAATTGAAGAGGTATTGGGATGAATTACAAAGCTTAAATGGTGTTCCTACCTGCAGTTGTGGTAAATTGAGGGAATGTACTTGTGGCATTACAGATAAGTTCCTTGAAATTGAGAATAGGTCAAAACTTATGCAGTTCTTGATGAAGTTGAATGATGAATTTGAGTCTGTTAGAAGCTAA
- the LOC139872120 gene encoding bifunctional purple acid phosphatase 26-like, with amino-acid sequence MVYRIPQFLVIGLIWLNVLNNAYAGVTSSFVRSAWPSVDIPLDNEVFAIPEGYNAPQQVHITQGDYDGKAVIVIWVTPVEPGSNLVRYGTSDKTYDFIAEGLAVRNYTFYNYTSGYIHQCLLNDLEYDTKYYYEIGEGDSARSFWFQTPPKIDPNAYYKFGIIGDLGQTFNSLSTLEHYIQSGAQTVLHVGDLSYADRYIYDDMGVRWDSYGRFTQKSAAYQPWIWTVGNHEIEYEPYMGEVVPFKQYLYRYPTPYAASKSSNPLWYAVRRASAHIIVLSSYSPFVKYTPQYTWLEAEFKKVDRKLTPWLIVIMHTPIYNSNSAHYMEGESMRVAFESWFCQYKVDLVFAGHVHAYERSYRISNIHYNITGGVSYPVPDKSAPVYITVGDGGNQEGLASRFNDPQPEYSAFREASYGHSTLEIMNKTHAFYHWNRNDDRKNVAVDAFVLHNQYWNKSLRRRKLKKNYLHSVVPTLEVNNL; translated from the exons ATGGTATACAGGATACCTCAGTTCCTGGTTATTGGCTTAATTTGGCTCAATGTTTTGAACAATGCTTATGCTGGTGTCACAAGCAGCTTCGTCCGTTCAGCGTGGCCATCAGTTGACATTCCTCTCGATAATGAAGTTTTTGCGATTCCCGAAGGTTATAATGCACCACAACAA GTACACATCACTCAAGGAGATTATGATGGAAAAGCTGTCATTGTTATATGGGTGACACCTGTAGAACCAGGGTCGAATCTAGTCAGATATGGAACATCAGATAAAACGTATGATTTTATTGCAGAAGGATTGGCAGTTAGAAATTATACGTTTTATAACTACACGTCTGGTTATATTCATCAGTGTCTTTTAAATGACCTAGAG TATGACACTAAGTACTATTATGAGATCGGAGAAGGTGATTCTGCTCGTTCGTTTTGGTTCCAAACACCTCCAAAAATCGATCCCAATGCTTATTACAAATTTGGGATTATAG GTGACTTGGGGCAAACATTTAATTCTCTGTCGACTCTTGAACATTACATTCAAAGCGGAGCACAAACTGTGTTACATGTTGGAGATTTATCTTATGCTGATAGGTATATATATGATGATATGGGTGTACGTTGGGATTCGTATGGTCGTTTTACCCAAAAAAGTGCAGCATATCAACCATGGATATGGACAGTGGGTAATCATGAGATAGAGTATGAGCCGTATATG GGTGAAGTTGTTCCATTCAAACAATATTTGTATAGATACCCGACCCCTTATGCAGCTAGTAAAAGTAGTAATCCTCTTTGGTATGCCGTGCGACGTGCATCCGCTCATATAATTGTGCTATCTAGTTATTCTCCATTTG TAAAATATACGCCTCAATACACGTGGCTTGAAGCAGAATTTAAAAAAGTGGACAGGAAATTAACACCTTGGCTTATTGTTATTATGCACACCCCTATATACAACAGTAATAGTGCTCATTACATGGAGGGTGAAAGCATGCGAGTTGCATTCGAGAGTTGGTTTTGTCAGTACAAAGTTGACTTGGTCTTCGCTGGACATGTTCACGCTTACGAAAGATCG TACCGGATCTCGAACATACATTACAATATAACGGGTGGTGTGAGTTATCCCGTACCAGACAAATCTGCTCCCGTTTACATAACCGTTGGAGATGGTGGAAACCAAGAAGGTCTTGCATCAAG ATTTAATGATCCTCAGCCTGAATATTCTGCATTCCGGGAAGCTAGCTATGGACATTCGACACTAGAGATAATGAACAAAACACACGCATTCTATCATTGGAATCGTAATGACGACAGAAAGAACGTTGCAGTCGACGCATTTGTGCTGCATAATCAGTACTG GAACAAGAGTCTTCGGAGAAGGAAACTGAAGAAAAATTATCTGCACTCAGTTGTCCCAACTCTTGAAGTTAACAACTTATGA
- the LOC139872119 gene encoding calmodulin-binding receptor-like cytoplasmic kinase 3 — MNMGAPGLLLLCCSFLCCCFRSRKKETDDAVLVKESDSLEHASSVEMNSVNGRIPGSPLRVPASPGRFSMSPKLDRVGSVHLTMNQVARATQNFSPSLKLGEGGFGTVYKAQLQDGQMVAIKRANKEHSEALRSEFKSEIELLAKIEHRNLVKLLGYVDKGNERLIITEYVPNGTLREHLDGVHGTCLDFSQRLEISIDIAHGLTYLHLYAEKQIIHRDVKSSNILLTERMRAKVADFGFARLGDNDSGNTHVLTKVKGTIGYLDPEYMRTFKLTPKSDVYSFGVLLIEILTGRRPVEKRRDPDEKVTIRWAFGKYNKGEMLDLVDPQMKEAVDKKIFKKMLKLAFECAAPTRADRPDMKLVGERLWAIRMKYIKNGRSE, encoded by the exons ATGAACATGGGTGCACCAGGACTTTTGCTACTATGTTGCAGTTTTCTTTGTTGTTGTTTTCGATCTAGAAAGAAAGAAACAGATGATGCCGTTCTTGTTAAGGAGTCAGATTCAT TGGAACACGCGTCATCTGTAGAAATGAATTCCGTAAATGGAAGGATTCCCGGAAGTCCTTTACGAGTTCCAGCAAGTCCTGGCAGATTTTCAATGTCGCCAAAACTTGATCGGGTCGGATCGGTTCATTTGACCATGAATCAAGTGGCAAGAGCTACTCAGAATTTTTCACCATCACTGAAACTAGGTGAAGGAGGATTTGGAACCGTTTATAAAGCTCAATTGCAAGATGGTCAAATGGTTGCCATAAAACGAGCAAACAAG GAACACTCTGAAGCCCTACGAAGTGAATTTAAAAGTGAGATCGAGTTACTTGCAAAAATTGAACATAGAAATCTCGTCAAGTTGCTTGGTTATGTTGATAAAGGAAACGAACGCCTTATCATTACAGAGTATGTACCTAACGGTACACTTAGAGAACACTTAGATG GTGTTCATGGAACTTGCTTGGATTTCAGTCAACGGCTTGAGATTTCGATCGACATCGCTCATGGTTTAACTTATCTTCATTTATATGCAG AAAAACAGATAATCCACAGAGATGTGAAATCATCAAACATTCTTCTTACGGAAAGGATGCGAGCCAAAGTGGCCGATTTCGGATTCGCTCGGCTAGGGGATAATGACTCCGGTAACACGCATGTTTTGACCAAAGTCAAAGGGACAATTGGATACCTTGACCCTGAGTATATGAGAACCTTTAAACTAACCCCAAAGAGCGATGTGTACTCTTTCGGGGTTCTACTCATAGAAATTCTAACGGGTCGTCGGCCCGTTGAAAAAAGGCGGGACCCAGATGAGAAGGTCACAATTAGATGG GCCTTTGGGAAATACAACAAAGGCGAAATGTTGGATTTGGTGGACCCAcaaatgaaggaagccgtggacaagaaGATATTCAAGAAGATGCTGAAATTGGCATTTGAATGTGCGGCCCCCACACGAGCTGATCGGCCAGACATGAAGTTAGTAGGAGAACGGTTATGGGCGATTAGAATGAAATATATTAAAAATGGAAGAAGCGAATGA